Proteins from one Pongo abelii isolate AG06213 chromosome 7, NHGRI_mPonAbe1-v2.0_pri, whole genome shotgun sequence genomic window:
- the C7H8orf90 gene encoding uncharacterized protein C8orf90 homolog isoform X2: MASSCPGTPSPAGLPPPSVATPGPAAPPEPAFPDIYGGDARLWEAHFRGIGRAYRALGKQDDFAIRVLTENFTLPFPFAWPPGPDPACGPLFYDPRDRADFDFLLRGPGASPPALLRPLHATAQAAMRKRRLERLALSYARARGPGPASSCCCPAPPPPSRSPRPALPATAPPGWPGPRRCLESEQNK; encoded by the exons ATGGCTTCCTCTTGTCCTGGGACCCCCAGCCCGGCAGGTCTGCCCCCTCCTTCTGTAGCCACTCCAG GTCCCGCGGCGCCCCCGGAGCCCGCCTTCCCGGACATCTACGGCGGGGACGCGCGGCTCTGGGAGGCGCATTTCCGCGGCATCGGGCGCGCCTACCGCGCGCTGGGCAAGCAGGACGACTTCGCCATCCGCGTGCTCACCGAGAACTTCACGCTGCCCTTCCCGTTCGCCTGGCCGCCGGGGCCGGACCCCGCCTGCGGGCCGCTCTTCTATGATCCCCGCGACCGCGCAGACTTCGACTTCCTGCTGCGCGGCCCCGGAGCTTCGCCCCCCGCGCTGCTGCGGCCTCTGCACGCCACGGCCCAGGCAGCGATGCGCAAGCGGCGCCTGGAGCGACTGGCCCTGAGCTACGCCCGCGCGCGGGGCCCGGGCCCGGCCTCGTCCTGCTGCTGCCCGGCCCCGCCGCCGCCTTCCCGGAGCCCGAGGCCAGCGCTTCCGGCGACGGCACCCCCAGGCTGGCCCGGGCCCCGCCGCTGCCTCGAGAGCGAACAGAATAAATAA
- the C7H8orf90 gene encoding uncharacterized protein C8orf90 homolog isoform X1: MKGRRKTLKLGPQSPFSAQRPDQLSNESDRFTSCPKLATVFRENLNILSSLSPHMVTLAKVCSLLAIGNALPKEYLVPRRPRSPPSRTSTAGTRGSGRRISAASGAPTARWASRTTSPSACSPRTSRCPSRSPGRRGRTPPAGRSSMIPATAQTSTSCCAAPELRPPRCCGLCTPRPRQRCASGAWSDWP, translated from the exons atgaagggaagaaggaag ACCTTGAAGCTGGGCCCCCAAAGTCCATTCTCTGCACAGCGGCCGGATCAACTTTCAAATGAGAGTGACCGCTTCACCTCCTGCCCCAAGCTGGCCACTGTCTTCAGGGAGAACCTCAACATCCTAAGCTCGCTCAGTCCCCACATGGTCACGCTGGCCAAAGTCTGCAGCCTCCTCGCCATTGGGAACGCTCTGCCCAAAGAGTATTTA GTCCCGCGGCGCCCCCGGAGCCCGCCTTCCCGGACATCTACGGCGGGGACGCGCGGCTCTGGGAGGCGCATTTCCGCGGCATCGGGCGCGCCTACCGCGCGCTGGGCAAGCAGGACGACTTCGCCATCCGCGTGCTCACCGAGAACTTCACGCTGCCCTTCCCGTTCGCCTGGCCGCCGGGGCCGGACCCCGCCTGCGGGCCGCTCTTCTATGATCCCCGCGACCGCGCAGACTTCGACTTCCTGCTGCGCGGCCCCGGAGCTTCGCCCCCCGCGCTGCTGCGGCCTCTGCACGCCACGGCCCAGGCAGCGATGCGCAAGCGGCGCCTGGAGCGACTGGCCCTGA